The DNA segment AGGCCACTCTGGATCCCGACTCCGGATGGTTCGCCGCCGAACCGACGCGGACCGAAAAGGCGCTCGCGATGGGCGTCCACTCCCTGATCGTGGTGCCGCTGACCGCGCGCGGTGTCATCCTCGGCCTGGTCTGCCTGTGGCGCTCCCAGCGGCCGGAGCCCTTCGAGGAGGACGACCTCACCCTGGCGGAGGAGTTCGCCGCCAGAGCCGCGGTCTGCATCGACAACGCCCGCCGCTACACCCAGCAGCACCAGGCCGCTGAAGCCCTCCAGCGCAGCCTGCTGCCGAGTGAGGTGCCCGAGCATCCGGCGGTCGAGACCGCCCACCGCTATCTGCCCGCGCAGGCCTCCGCCGGAGTCGGCGGCGACTGGTTCGACGTCATCCCGCTGTCGGGCCTGCGCGTCGCGCTGGTCGTCGGCGACGTGGTCGGCCATGGCATGCACGCCTCGGCGACCATGGGCCGGCTGCGCGCCTCTGTGCGCACCTTGGCACACCTCGACCTGGCTCCGGACGAAGTCCTCGCCCGGCTCGACGACTTGGTGGACCAGCTGGCCACCGAACAGCAGCAGATCGATGCGAACATGCCCCAGATCCTGGGCGCGACGTGCCTGTACGCGATCTACGACCCCGTGTCCCGGCACTGCGCCCTGGCCCGCGCGGGTCATCCGCCGCCGACCGTACTGGGTCCGGACGGGCAGGTCCGCCCGATCGAACTGCCCGCCGGTCCACCACTCGGCCTCGGCGGGCTGCCGTTCGAGACGGCAGAGCTCGAACTGGAGGAGGGCAGCCTGATCGCTCTGTACAGCGACGGTCTCCTCCTGGCCGACCAGCGCGACATCGACCAGGGCCTGGACCTGCTGCGTACCGCGCTGTCCGGTCCTGCCCAGTCGCTGGAGCACACGTGCAAGGCGGTGGAGGACGCGATGCTGCCCGACCGGTCCGCCGACGACGTCACGCTGCTGCTGGGCCGGACCCGGGTGCTGGCGGCGGAGCAGGTGGCCACCTGGGAGCTGTCGGCCGAGGCCACCGCGGCCGCCCGGGCCCGGGCGCTGGTGACGGACCGGCTGACCGAGTGGGGGCTGGATGAGTGTGCCTTCACCACCGAACTCATCGTGAGCGAGCTGGTCACCAACGCCTACCGGTATGCCGGCGGCCCGGTCGTGCTCCGTCTGATCCGTGACGGCCAGCTGATCTGCGAGGTCTCCGACAGCAGCAGCACCTCGCCCCACCTGCGTCAGGCCAGCAGCACCGACGAGGGCGGACGCGGCCTGTTCCTGGTGGCCCAGCTGGCCGAACGGTGGGGCACGCGCTACGGCCGCAACAGCAAGACCATCTGGGCCGAGCAGCCGCTGCCGGAGCCCTCTGCGGAGACCGGCACCTGACCTGCCACGACGGGCGGCCGGCAAGGCGTGACGCGCGGCGGCTCAGGTCTCGGCGAGGATCCCGGGCAGCTCGTCCATCCACTCCAGGACGGCTTCCTCGTAACGCAGCCCGAAGGCAAGGGTCGCGCGCTGATACGCGTCGAGTCCGCCAGCGGCGGCGCGTTCCCGGTAGCCGGCCAGCCGGCTCTCGTGCAGGGCACGGTGCTCGGCGACGAACTCCAGCAGCCGCTCCCGCTCCACGGCTGAACCGAACGCGATGGTGAGCAGCAGCGGGTAGCGGATCTGCTCGGTGCCCGGCGGGCGGGTGACCCACTCGGCGAACGCCGCGCGGCCTTCGTCGGTGAGCCGGTAGGGCTGGCGTGCCCGCGGCCCGGCCGGCCCGGCGCTCACCAGTCCACGATCCGCCAGCGTGGCGAGCTCCCGATACACCTGGCTGCGGGTCAGGGTCCAGAAGTCGCCGATCAGCTCCTCGGCGAGCTTCACCAGTTCATAGCCGCTGGCCTCGCCCGCGTGCAGAAATCCCAGCAGCGAGGCCGCGCTCGCGTTGAGCTCGCTACCTGGCATGAGTCTTCCCTTGACATTCCACTGTGGACTGTGTTGGCCTTGATGACGTACACGATAGTCCACTATGGACTGTGGGGTGATCCGCATGAGCACCGAGAAGGGTTACGCGGCCGGGTTCCGGACCCTCGACACCGAGGTCAGCGACCGGAAACTGCCCGTGGAAGGCACCCTGCCGACATGGCTGCGCGGCAGTCTGCTGCGCAACGGACCGGCACGCTTCGAGGCCGGGAACGCAGCTTCCGGGAACGGGGCATCCGGGAACGGAGCTGCCGGCAGGGCGTTCCGGCAC comes from the Streptomyces sp. NBC_00443 genome and includes:
- a CDS encoding SpoIIE family protein phosphatase, translating into MHDTPPTTLSESPEDPFSIHQSASAVVDRRGRVVAWSEQATKLLGYRADEVLGRPVREVLIDSGDESVIAEATHACLREGGWFGLLSVRHRAGDRMYVGFRARCVQRLDSSVEWLLVGSRAEDVIQWEIDRGVLDGLFSRSPVGVVVLGPDLRVLRMNRAVARFGGLPPEAYRGRRAGEFLLGADADLAEEKLRSVLETGRPVIFAEQPARLLSDTRKELFISISAFRMQDPSGRVLGVTEIVEDVTDRHRARRRLALLNEAGARIGSTLDVATTARELAESAVPELADALSVDLLEPVTRGEEPAPDAKGPLRRMAVRSVRPDAQKLMYPVGHLFSFPDRTAPARCLAERRPVLEATLDPDSGWFAAEPTRTEKALAMGVHSLIVVPLTARGVILGLVCLWRSQRPEPFEEDDLTLAEEFAARAAVCIDNARRYTQQHQAAEALQRSLLPSEVPEHPAVETAHRYLPAQASAGVGGDWFDVIPLSGLRVALVVGDVVGHGMHASATMGRLRASVRTLAHLDLAPDEVLARLDDLVDQLATEQQQIDANMPQILGATCLYAIYDPVSRHCALARAGHPPPTVLGPDGQVRPIELPAGPPLGLGGLPFETAELELEEGSLIALYSDGLLLADQRDIDQGLDLLRTALSGPAQSLEHTCKAVEDAMLPDRSADDVTLLLGRTRVLAAEQVATWELSAEATAAARARALVTDRLTEWGLDECAFTTELIVSELVTNAYRYAGGPVVLRLIRDGQLICEVSDSSSTSPHLRQASSTDEGGRGLFLVAQLAERWGTRYGRNSKTIWAEQPLPEPSAETGT
- a CDS encoding PadR family transcriptional regulator — encoded protein: MPGSELNASAASLLGFLHAGEASGYELVKLAEELIGDFWTLTRSQVYRELATLADRGLVSAGPAGPRARQPYRLTDEGRAAFAEWVTRPPGTEQIRYPLLLTIAFGSAVERERLLEFVAEHRALHESRLAGYRERAAAGGLDAYQRATLAFGLRYEEAVLEWMDELPGILAET